The Bartonella krasnovii sequence TTTTATTTAAGACTGTGTTTAGTGTGAATTATTATTTACACTTTATTTATTCTCAATTTTATCCACAAAAGAGAAGAAAAAAAAGATAAAAATAACACTATCTTAAAGATGTTATCCCCCTTTTTCTCTTACAAGAGGTTTTAGATTATCACAAGGGATTTATCTGTGTATAATAATGGAAGATTTTTTCTAAATTTTAGTTTTATAAAAAAGCCTAAGGATATATACACATGTCTTAACAAGGAGTTAAATTTTTTGTGACAAAAGAAAAAAAGTTCTTTCATTTACACATGCTTTCTGATGCAACGGGGGAAACATTAATTTCTGTTGGAAGAGCTGTAGCATCGCAGTATACAACGAGTCAGGCAACAGAGCATATCTATCCTATGATTCGTAATAAAATACAGTTACAAAAGGCTCTTGATGAAATACAACAAGAGCCTGGTATTGTTCTTTACACAATAATTGATGAAAAACTTAAACTTCTTCTTCAAAAAAGATGCGAAAAAATAAAAGTTCCTTATATTGATATATTACATCCTGTTTTAAATGCTTTTCAGTCTTACCTTGGGATGCCAACCCACTTACGTGCAAGTGCACAACATGATCTTAATGCAGATTATTTTCGCCGTATTGAGGCATTGGATTTTACAATAGAGCATGATGACGGACAATCTTTCAGTAGCTTATCTGAAGCGGATGTAATTCTTGTAGGAATTTCAAGGACATCTAAAACGCCAACAAGTATCTACTTAGCAAATCGTGGAATAAAAACGGCCAATGTCCCTCTTATTCCTAATATTGATTTACCAGAATCCCTTTTAGAGGCAAAAAATTCTTTAATTATTGGTTTAATTGCTTCAGCTGAAAGAATCTCACATATTCGCCAAAATCGTGATTTGGGACAAGGTTTTGCTCTTGATAGTTATACAAATCGTATTAACATAGCTGAAGAATTAATCTATGCAAAACGCATTTGCGAACGTTTTAATTGGCCTATTATTGATGTCACAAGGCGCTCTATTGAAGAAACTGCAGCGGCAATATTTGAACTTTTGTCACGATTTCGTGAAGGAAAGTGAAAGAATCCCATGGTAATAAATAGGTTAATATTAGCATCTCTTAGTTTTTATCGTGCACAATTATTTAAAAAAGCGGGTTTAAATTTTTTGATTGAAGGAGCTTCTTTTGATGAAAGAGAAGTAGAAAAAGAAGCAAAAGAAAAAACACCTAAAGAACTCAGCTGTTTTCTTGCGAGTGCAAAAGCAAAAAATGTTTCTGATCGTTTTCCTGGTGCTTTTGTTATTGGTTGCGATCAAGTGCTTGATTTGGAAGGTCAAGTTCTTCATAAAGTTATAAATAGTAAGGAAGCACATCAACGTTTATGTGAGTTATCAGGAAAAAAACATTCTCTTCATAGTGCAGTAGCTTTATTTCATAATGGCCGAGAAATTTGGGTAGAATCTTTTAGTGCACATATGTCAGTACGTCCTCTTTCATCAGAGTTTATTGAATGTTATTTAGCGCGCGTGGGAACAGATGTTTTAAATAGTGTGGGGGTCTATCAAATTGAAGGGGAAGGGATCCAACTATTTGAAAAAATTGATGGAGATTTTTTTACCATTGTTGGTTTACCTTTATTGCCCTTACTCATAAAATTGCGTCATTTAGGGGTTATTGATGGCTAATTTAACAAGAAAGCACAAAACAACAAAAGTTCCATGTGCTTTTGTTGTTGGTACTCCTATTAATCACTCAAAATCGCCAAAAATTCATAATTTTTGGCTTAAACAATATAATCTACAAGGCGAATATATTGCGCAAGAAGTAAGCTCTGAAGAATTTAAAGATTTTTTCACATCTATAAAAAAAAGGGGGTTTTGTGGGGGGAATATTACACTACCCCATAAACAGGAAGCTTTTCATTTAGCAAATTATAAAGATGATGTAGCAACAATGATTGGTGCTGTTAATACGCTTTGGTATGAAGGAAATAAACTTTGTGCCACCAATAGTGATTCTTATGGTTTTAGTGCTAATCTTGATGATTTTGCTCCTGATTGGGTGGGAGAAACAGCAATTATTTTTGGGGCAGGTGGTGCAGCACGTGCTATTCTGTACGCCTTAAAAAAACGTGGATTTGAACGCATCTGCTTAGTTAATCGTACAAAGAGACGAGCAGAGGATTTAGCACAGCATTTCGGAAAACCTGTGGAAGTTCACGATTGGCAGAATATAGATAAAATACTTTACCAAGCTGATTTAATTGTCAATACGACCTCTATAGGTATAACAACTTCATCTGAGGAAAAAGAAAGTTCTTTTTTTTGTGATTTTCATAAAGCAAAAACAACGGCATTAGTAACAGATATTGTTTACACACCATTGTTAACACCTTTTCTACAACAAGCAAAAGCACATGGTTTAAGGACTGTTGATGGGCTTGGCATGCTTTTACATCAGGCTGTTTTCGGGTTTGAACGGTGGTTTGGAATAAGACCACAGGTTACAAAAGCATTACGAGCAGAAATTTTACAGGATATGGGTGAAAAGACAGAATGAAAGTCATAGGATTGACCGGATCAATTGCTATGGGAAAATCGACAGTTGCTGATTTTTTCAAACAAGCGGGTGTTCCTGTTTTTAGTGCTGATGAAGCAGTACATCAACTTTATAAGAGTGAACCGGTTGTATCACTTATAACACATATGTTTCCCAATGTTATTGAGGATGGGAAGATTAACCGACTAAAGCTTTCTAAAGTTTTGATTGGTGATAAGGAAAAATTACAAACATTAGAAAAAATAATACATCCTTTAGTGCAAAAAAAAGAAGAAGAATTTATTGAGACAGCACGCCGACAGGAAAAAGAATTAGTTGTTCTTGAGATTCCACTTCTTTTTGAAACAAATGGTGAAAAACGTGTAGACAGTGTTGTTGTTGTCTCTGCGACACGAGCAATACAAAAAGCACGTGTAATGATTCGCCAAGATATGAATGAAGAAAAATTTTCTTTTATTGATGCCAGGCAAATGTCTGATGAAGAAAAACGTAAACGTGCTGATTTTATTATTGATACAGGAAAAGATTTAGAGAATACACGTAAACAAGTTTTGTACGTGATAAAAAATTTACTAAAGAATTGAAGTCATGCGTGAAGTTATTTTTGATACAGAAACAACAGGTTTAGATAAAGAAAAAGATCGCATAATCGAAATCGGTTGTGTTGAGATGGTTGATCGTTATCTTACAGAACGCCGATTCCACGTTTATTTAAATCCACAAGGTGTTATTATTCCTGATGAAGTTGTAGCAATTCATGGATTGACCAATGAACGCCTAAAAAATGAAAAAAGCTTTAGCGATATTGCTGATGAATTTTTGGAGTTTATCAATGGTGCAACAATGATTGCCCATAATGCAAGTTTTGATATAGGTTTTATTAATGCAGAATTAAAACGCGTCAATAAGCCGCTTATCAGTGTTGATAATATTCTTGATACATTGGCTATGGCGCGGCGTAAATTTCCTATGGGTCCTAATTCTCTTGATATTTTATGTAAACGTTTTGGAATTGATAATAGTCATCGTGTTCTTCATGGCGCTTTGCTTGATGCGGAGATTTTAGCCGATGTTTATATTGAACTGATTGGTGGAAAGCAGGGTGTATTGGGTTTTGAGAACAAAAGAAATGTTAATGAACATATCAAAAATGATAAAGATACGCCTTATACAGTTAAATCTCGTCTACAAGCTTTACCTTCAAGATTGAGTGCACAGGAAATAAAATTGCATGCTGATTTTATCAATAAAATGGGTGAAAAAGCTCTGTGGAATAATTTCAAAATTCATGAATAATATCCCTACCTTTTTTCTAAAAAGGTTATTTAAGATTAAAAACATAAAACACGGATATCAAAAAAAACGGTCGTTGTGGGGAGGGGAACACCACAACGACCTTGTCGCTACATCGTACCCCAGCTATCATAGGAGGAGCAAAATGAAAGCTATTAATCCTGTAACAGCAAAGAAAAGCTCTAGGTACGTAATATAAAATGTAACGACTTCATGTCTTATGAAAAGAAAAAATGGCTTTTTAGAGGCAAAATGAAAAAAATAAAATAAAAGTGAAAAAAATATATAAGGGGAATGTATTTTTTTAGCTGAAATGGAGAAATAAAATTGTCATGAAAGCAACAGATCATCTTTTGTTGGTTGATGGGTCAGGCTATGTTTTTCGTGCTTACTATGCTTTACCGCCTTTAAAACGTAAAAAGGACGGACTTCCTATAGGAGCAGTAGCTGGTTTTTGTAATATGTTATGGAAATTACTCTGTGATGCTCGTAACACAAAGACAGGTATTATTCCAACACATTTTGCTGTTATTTTTGATTATTCATCTGATACTTTTCGAAAACAAATCTACCCTCAGTATAAAGCGAATCGCTCTGAACCTCCCGAAGATTTAATTCCTCAATTCGCGTTAATACGCCAAGCAACAAAAGCTTTTAATTTGCCTTGTATTGAAAAGGAAGGTTTTGAAGCGGATGATTTAATAGCGACCTATGCAACATTAGCAACAAAGGTTGGTGCAAAAACAACGATTATTTCTTCTGATAAGGATCTTATGCAACTCGTCAATAAGCATGTATCCTTGTATGATGGAATGAAAGACAAGCATATAGGTGTCTCAGAAGTTATAGAAAAATGGGGTGTTTTTCCTGAAAAGATGATCGATTTACAAGCATTAATTGGAGATGCAACAGATAATGTACCAGGTATTCCAGGCATTGGTCCCAAAATTGCTGCCCAATTATTGAATCAATTTGATTCTCTTGATCTTTTGTTACAACGTGTGACTGAAGTTAAACAAACAAAAAGACGTGAAAACATACAAGCTTATAGTGAACAGGTTAAGATTTCTCGTGAACTTGTTAGACTTAAAACAGATGTTCCTATAGACAGTGATTTAGATGATTTTATTTTAGAACCCCAAGATGGACCACGCTTAATTTCTTTTTTGAAAGCGATGGAATTTTCAACACTCACGCGTCGCGTGGCAGAAGCAACGTCATGTGATGCAACAGCTATTGATGCCCTTGATATAGCTGTTGACTGGGAAAAATCTAAAAAGGAGCACGATTCTAATGTAAAGGAAGAAGATAGCACACTTCCCCATAATTTTTCAGAGAATTCTCCACAACAGCTAGCAGAAAAACGAAAAGATCAAGCACTAACTCAAAAAATTACAAGAGATGCTTATACAACGATTCTCGATGAAGGCGTTTTGCAAGAGTGGTTATGGCAAGCAGAAGAGCAAGGCTTTTTTGCATTTGATACTGAAACAACATCCCTTGATCCCATGCAAGCAAAGCTTGTTGGCTTTTCATTAGCATTACAACCGGAAAAAGCGGCTTATATACCTCTTGAACATGTTGAAGGGGAAGATGATCTTTTGGGAGGGGCACGCATTGCAGAACAGATTAAAACCGAGAAGGCTTTAGCACTTTTAAAGCCAATATTGGAAGATTCTGCGGTGTTAAAAATAGGTCAGAATATAAAATATGATTGGTTGGTGATGAAACAATATGGCATCGTGATGCGTTGTTTTGATGACACTATGTTGTTTTCCTATGCTTTAGATGCTGGAACATTAACACATAATATGGATGATTTATCTAAGCGTTGGCTTGGACATACACCAATTGCCTATAAGGATTTAACACATAACGGAAAAAAGATCACTTCTTTTGCACAAGTAGATTTGAAACAAGCGACGCTTTACGCGGCTGAAGATGCTGATGTAACACTCCGTTTGTGGCAAGTTTTAAAACCACAACTTGTCTCTCAAGGAATGACTAAAATCTATGAACGTCTTGATAAACCACTCATAGATGTTCTTGCAAGAATGGAAGAACGTGGAATTCTTATTGATAAGAAGATTTTATTGCGTCTTTCAGGAGAATTAGCGCAGGCTGCTGCTCTTTTAGAAGAGGAAATTTATCAACTCGCGGATGAGAAATTCAATCTTGCTTCACCAAAGCAATTAGGTGATATTCTTTTTGGTAAAATGGGATTGCCTGGAGGCGCTAAAACCAAGGGGGGGCAGTGGTCAACTTCTGCACAGACCTTAGAAGAATTGGCAGCTGAAGGTCATATTTTGCCACGTAAAATTATTGATTGGCGCCAGCTTACAAAACTAAAGTCGACTTATACAGATGCTTTACCCTCTTATATTTTACCAAAAACAGGACGTGTTCATACGAATTATTCTTTGGCAACAACATCAACGGGACGGTTATCATCATCAGAACCAAATTTGCAAAATATTCCGGTACGGACCGTGGAGGGACGTAAAATCCGCACAGCTTTTATTGCTCCCAAAGGACATGTGTTGCTTTCGGCAGATTATAGTCAGATTGAATTGCGTATTCTTGCCCATATTGCGGATATAAAAGCATTAAAAGAAGCTTTTGCTAAAGGACATGATATTCACGCTATAACGGCGTCAGAAATGTTTGGCGTTGCGATAGAGGGAATGCCTTCAGATACACGACGGCGTGCAAAAGCGATTAATTTTGGTATTATTTATGGTATTTCAGCTTTTGGATTAGCCAATCAATTAGGAATTTCACGTCAAGAAGCAGGTCGTTATATTCAACTTTATTTTGAAAGATTTCCAGGAATTAAAGATTATATGGAAAAGACTAAAAGTTTTGCGCGTGAGAATGGTTATGTAGAAACAATTTTTGGACGTCGTATCCATTATCCAGAAATAAAAGCAAAGAATGTAAAAATTCGTTCTCTTAATGAGAGAGCGGCTATCAATGCTCCTATTCAAGGTTCTGCGGCCGATATTATTCGCCGGGCTATGATACAGATGGAAGATGCTTTAAAAGAAAAAAATCTATCAGCAAAAATGTTGCTGCAAGTGCATGATGAACTGATTTTTGAAGTACCAGAAGAGGAGAGTAAAAAAACCATGGATGTTGTTAAAAATGTTATGGAAAATGCTACAATGCCTGTTCTCTCTTTGTCTGTACCCCTTGAAGTGAAAGTCATGACGGCTCAAAATTGGGATGAGGCACATTAACTTTTTTCATTTATTTTTAAGGATATTTATTGCATTAGCAAGATTAAGATAAGCTTTGATTGGCAAATGATCTGAGGCAATGCGCGCAAGTGGTGAATGGTGATTTTCAAGATTTGTTACCAATTGGTGAGGAAAGGCAAAAATTCTATCAAGAGCAAGAAAAGGAAAGCGAGAGGGAAAGCTTGGTACAACTTTAAATGTGCTATCAAAATAGGGATAAAAATGGTTTAAAGATGAGCCTTTTCCCATCCGCCATTCGTTAAAATCTCCAATAAGGAGTGTAGGCATAAGGGAGCGTTTTTGCAAAATTGCAAGGAGCATTTTTGTTTGTTGTTTACGAGAATAACGTAATAAGCCAAAATGAGCTGCGATAATACGAATAGGTCCTGCTGCCATTTCCAGCTCGACAATGATAGCTCCACGTGGTTCAATACCAGGAAGAGAGACTTGTAAAGTATCACGTACATATCCCTTTCGCAAAAAGAGAGCGTTCCCATGCCAACCGTGACCATGGGGTGACATAGTATTGAGAGGTACAGGGATCAAACTGGTTTCAGCTTTTAACAGCTGAAGATCAATCAAACCAATACGTTCTCCAAAACGTTTATCTGCTTCTTGAAGAGCAAGGATATCAACTTGTAATTCAGTAATAACACGGACAATTCGTGTAGGATTAAAAATTTTATCAACACCTACACATTTATGCACATTATAAGAGGCAATGGTTAGATCATAATGATTATTGGGGTTGAGGATATTTGATGGATGGTGAGAGCGGCTATGGATTGCTTTTAAAAGGCTATTATGGAGCTTTTGTTGAATAAAATCGCTAAACCAAGGGAGTTTTTGCTTGTAAAGTACTTTTGCCATTTTACGAAAAGAATAATCCCTAAAAGGTAAAGGATAAAAACTTACACTAAAAACAAAAGAACCTTGTTTCTAAATGAAACAAGGTTCTTTCATTAAGCGATGATTTCTGCAATCAATCACGGTTTGAACCGAGAAATTGTAACAAGAAAACAAACATATTGATGAAATCAAGATAAAGACTCAACGCGCCCATAATAACTTTACGACCTCTGGTGTCGCCTTGATCTCCTTCATAATACATCAATTTAATGTTTTGTGTGTCGTAAGCTGTTAAACCAGCAAAGATAAAAACACCAATAACGGAGATAGCAAATTGCAAAGCGCTTGATCCAAGAAAAATATTCACAACCATGGAAAGCATCAAACCGATCAAACCTATGAAAAAGAATGAACCCATCGCTGTAAGATCACGCTTTGTTGTGTATCCATAAAGTGAAAGAGCTCCAAAAGTTGCAGCGGAAATGACGAAGGTTTGTACAATGCTTTCCGTCGTATAACGTAAAACGATTGAAGATAATGAAAGCCCAACCAGAGCAGCATAACCAAAAAAGAGGCTACGAGCAGCATTTGTACTCAGTGTATTAATTTTAAAACTAAGGAATAAAACTGCAATAAGGGGTGCAAACATCACAATATAAGAGAATGGCGATGTATAAAATGTTACTCCAAATGATGTTAAATAAACACTGCTATTGATCTGAGCGGCTGCTTGGCTCATATCTGTTGTCGTTGCTAATGATACAATTGCATAGGCAGCAGCAGCTGTAATAAGCAAACCAATGGCCATTGTATTATAAACACCCAACATATAGTCACGCAATCCCTGATCAATCGATGCATCAGCATGAGAAGCAGGCGCTGAACGTAAATTTTTAAAATTAGCCATAATATAAAATCCTTTAGCATATGTCCCGTCAGGTATTGGGTTTTTAAATGTCTCTCTCTTTGAAGAGACAAGCTCTGTATAAGCCTTAATTTGGCGAATACAAAAAACCTTCAGAATCACTGGCGGAATTCCAGCATATCTCCTCTTATTATGGAGATTTATTTAAAAATTACAAGAGATTTATCAAAGCAATGAACCTTACAAATTGGTAAGGAAAAAATTCATTTCCATGAAAAATACTTCTGTCTTCATCGTATTTTACAAAAGAAAAAGATGAAATTAAGAAGTTTTTTATTATTCACAGGAATCCTATAATTTCCACTTATAAAATATCTATCTTTAAGGTGATAAGAAAAGTGACACGTAACATCACGCTATTTTTCAATTTTCAAGATTGCATCTGCTCTACCCAGCCAGAAAATCTAATTGGGTTGAGTTTTTATATAACCTATTAATATATAAAGATATATTAATTCTAAATACCCTTAAAAAATATCGTAAGGTTTTCTGATGACAAATCTGTTTATATTAAAGCAATCAAGATCATTTTCCTGTACGATACGATTAGGATTGGTATGCGGATAAAAAGCTCTAAAAAGGAGTAAAAATATCGCTCATAAATTCTCTAAAATGCAAGGAGCTATAAGACAACACTGAGAGCTGTAAAATAATACGATGATGCTAAATTGTTTTTTCATAGCCATAAAAATGGTGCGCACAGTGGTTTTTACATTATGAAACAAAAAAACATATGACTGTAGGTCTATCACTTTGATTTGTTAGATTTTTTTGCATTAAAAATAAAAAGATTTGAAACAATGAAAAAAAACAATTTAAAGCAGCTTAAATTCAATATAAAGTTATAATTTATAATCAATATATTAACTTCATAGTTTATTAAGAAAAGAAGAAGAGCATAGAAATTAAAATCAAAAAAAACGGATAACAAGTATTTTTTTACTCAATTGTAATCATTTAATAAACACTTTTAATATTTCAAATTCTATTTATCGATGGTGATAAGGGTGTAGCATCATATACATCTCAGCTTGACTTAACAAAGGTGCAAACTGCTACCTACCATTGTATTCTTTTTTGTCTCTGATGTTGCGGCAAACTTTGTATATGAAAGTTTTCGTAAGGGGTATTTTTATTTATCCGCTCATCATACCTTTTATGAGAAAAAGAGTATCATTGGATACTCAATTTATTTACTTATTTTAGAGATATTTTCAATGCTTTCCAAGCTCATTTTACGACGGTGTCAGTAGAAATAGTATAGTGTAAAAGCCATCTGAAGCCAGTTCTTTTGTATTGAGCAAAGATGGACATGTAAAGTTGAAGAAAAAATAAAACTCTCATAAAGAAAAAATATGTAAAATAATCAGTCGAAAGAATTATCTAAGAGAGTTTTTAATCAGGCTTATGATGGTTAAAAATCTCTGTTTTTTAAGGCGATGAGAACATTAATGGGAAGATGTATGGTTGAAGTGACGTTTTGCTTTCATCCAAGTGCGCAGTTCCTCAATAAGAATAACAATAACACCAAGCGTGATAAAACTATCTGCAAGATTGAAAATAGCAAAATAAAAAATATCATCAATGTAAAAAAGTATATAATCAGTGACATGATGAAAGCGAATACGATCAATAAGGTTGCCAATTGCTCCCCCAATAATAAGGACAAGACCGAAGCGCGTTAAAAATTTATTATATTCAGTATTTTTCCATAACCATAGAAGAAAGATAATTACAATAATCGTTATGGCAATGATTCCCCAGTGAGAAAAGGAAGAAAAAAACGAAAATGCAATACCAGAATTACGCACATGATAAAGGGAAAGGAAAGGAATAAGCGGGATTTCTGTTCCTAAAGGCATATTGTGCATAACCCAGTACTTAACAGCTTGGTCAAGCCCGACTGTAAGGGCTAAGCCAAGGAGAAGAAAAGGGAGTGATTTGCGGATCATATTTTTTCCTCGCATGGTTCCAGTGTTAAATAAGGGCGACGGATTTCATAAAGCATGACAGCTGTTGCTACTGCCAGATTAAGCGAGTCAGCACGTCCACTTTGTGGAATACGTGCAAGTTTATCACATCGATGTGTAAGAGTATCTGATAGTCCCTGTTTTTCATTTCCCATTAAAAGGATTATCGGACCATTTTTGAAATCAAGTGTCCGATAATCCAGAGATCCTTTGAGATGCGTGCCAACAATCATACCTTTAAAGTGAGCCGACCAGTTTAAAAAGGCGCTTTCATCAAAACGATAAAGGGGTATAGAGAAAATAGATCCCATGGTTGCACGAACTGTCTCAGGTGAGAAAGGATCTGTTGTTTCGCCAATTAAAAGAACACCTTTGGCACCTACAGCATCAGCAGTGCGAATAATGGTCCCAAGATTTCCAGGATCACGCACACGATCAAGCGCGATGTAAACATCTTTAGTTTGCCCTTGTATTGTTTCCAGAGGTTGCCATTTTTGTTTAAAAATACCAATAACTGTTTGTGGGTTATCACGTCGAGTAAGTGATTCCATAACCTTTAGTGAGGCTTTGATAACAAAAGCACCATTGGCTACAGCGCGTGCAGCAGTATTTTCGATAATGGTATTACCAATTTCGCTTTTAGAAAAAATAAGTGTCTGTATTGTCCAACCGAGATTGAGAGCATCAATGACCAATTTCAATCCCTCTGCCATAAAAAGACCTTCGCGATTACGGTTTTTCTTTTGGTTAAGTGCTTTAAGATCTTTTATGATAGGATTGCTAAGGGAGGTAATTTCTTTCACTTTACCAGTTTTGGTTCTACACATATTCAAGCAATCCAACGGCTAAAAAGAGAAGTAGAAAGGGCGCGTCCTGCAACTTCTTCACGCAAAATGAGTTCTCCCGATTCGACTGTGCCACCAAGATTTACAAATGTATCGCGCATTAAAGTATGAAGTGCAAAGAAGGAAGCACGAATGGAATAAGCTGTAAGGACAACAGAGAGAGGTTTATCAGAGAGGAGTTTACGACAATTTGTTATCATGGCTGGTAAATGATCAAACAGTTGCCAAATTTCGCCATGGGTTCCACGTCCATAAGCAGGGGGATCAAGCAGGATCATATCATAGCTCTTTTTGCGACGGAGTTCTCGCTCGACAAATTTGACAGCATCATCACAAATCCAGCGAATAGA is a genomic window containing:
- a CDS encoding pyruvate, water dikinase regulatory protein, translating into MTKEKKFFHLHMLSDATGETLISVGRAVASQYTTSQATEHIYPMIRNKIQLQKALDEIQQEPGIVLYTIIDEKLKLLLQKRCEKIKVPYIDILHPVLNAFQSYLGMPTHLRASAQHDLNADYFRRIEALDFTIEHDDGQSFSSLSEADVILVGISRTSKTPTSIYLANRGIKTANVPLIPNIDLPESLLEAKNSLIIGLIASAERISHIRQNRDLGQGFALDSYTNRINIAEELIYAKRICERFNWPIIDVTRRSIEETAAAIFELLSRFREGK
- a CDS encoding Maf family nucleotide pyrophosphatase, encoding MVINRLILASLSFYRAQLFKKAGLNFLIEGASFDEREVEKEAKEKTPKELSCFLASAKAKNVSDRFPGAFVIGCDQVLDLEGQVLHKVINSKEAHQRLCELSGKKHSLHSAVALFHNGREIWVESFSAHMSVRPLSSEFIECYLARVGTDVLNSVGVYQIEGEGIQLFEKIDGDFFTIVGLPLLPLLIKLRHLGVIDG
- a CDS encoding shikimate dehydrogenase, giving the protein MANLTRKHKTTKVPCAFVVGTPINHSKSPKIHNFWLKQYNLQGEYIAQEVSSEEFKDFFTSIKKRGFCGGNITLPHKQEAFHLANYKDDVATMIGAVNTLWYEGNKLCATNSDSYGFSANLDDFAPDWVGETAIIFGAGGAARAILYALKKRGFERICLVNRTKRRAEDLAQHFGKPVEVHDWQNIDKILYQADLIVNTTSIGITTSSEEKESSFFCDFHKAKTTALVTDIVYTPLLTPFLQQAKAHGLRTVDGLGMLLHQAVFGFERWFGIRPQVTKALRAEILQDMGEKTE
- the coaE gene encoding dephospho-CoA kinase (Dephospho-CoA kinase (CoaE) performs the final step in coenzyme A biosynthesis.) → MKVIGLTGSIAMGKSTVADFFKQAGVPVFSADEAVHQLYKSEPVVSLITHMFPNVIEDGKINRLKLSKVLIGDKEKLQTLEKIIHPLVQKKEEEFIETARRQEKELVVLEIPLLFETNGEKRVDSVVVVSATRAIQKARVMIRQDMNEEKFSFIDARQMSDEEKRKRADFIIDTGKDLENTRKQVLYVIKNLLKN
- the dnaQ gene encoding DNA polymerase III subunit epsilon, producing the protein MREVIFDTETTGLDKEKDRIIEIGCVEMVDRYLTERRFHVYLNPQGVIIPDEVVAIHGLTNERLKNEKSFSDIADEFLEFINGATMIAHNASFDIGFINAELKRVNKPLISVDNILDTLAMARRKFPMGPNSLDILCKRFGIDNSHRVLHGALLDAEILADVYIELIGGKQGVLGFENKRNVNEHIKNDKDTPYTVKSRLQALPSRLSAQEIKLHADFINKMGEKALWNNFKIHE
- the polA gene encoding DNA polymerase I, whose translation is MKATDHLLLVDGSGYVFRAYYALPPLKRKKDGLPIGAVAGFCNMLWKLLCDARNTKTGIIPTHFAVIFDYSSDTFRKQIYPQYKANRSEPPEDLIPQFALIRQATKAFNLPCIEKEGFEADDLIATYATLATKVGAKTTIISSDKDLMQLVNKHVSLYDGMKDKHIGVSEVIEKWGVFPEKMIDLQALIGDATDNVPGIPGIGPKIAAQLLNQFDSLDLLLQRVTEVKQTKRRENIQAYSEQVKISRELVRLKTDVPIDSDLDDFILEPQDGPRLISFLKAMEFSTLTRRVAEATSCDATAIDALDIAVDWEKSKKEHDSNVKEEDSTLPHNFSENSPQQLAEKRKDQALTQKITRDAYTTILDEGVLQEWLWQAEEQGFFAFDTETTSLDPMQAKLVGFSLALQPEKAAYIPLEHVEGEDDLLGGARIAEQIKTEKALALLKPILEDSAVLKIGQNIKYDWLVMKQYGIVMRCFDDTMLFSYALDAGTLTHNMDDLSKRWLGHTPIAYKDLTHNGKKITSFAQVDLKQATLYAAEDADVTLRLWQVLKPQLVSQGMTKIYERLDKPLIDVLARMEERGILIDKKILLRLSGELAQAAALLEEEIYQLADEKFNLASPKQLGDILFGKMGLPGGAKTKGGQWSTSAQTLEELAAEGHILPRKIIDWRQLTKLKSTYTDALPSYILPKTGRVHTNYSLATTSTGRLSSSEPNLQNIPVRTVEGRKIRTAFIAPKGHVLLSADYSQIELRILAHIADIKALKEAFAKGHDIHAITASEMFGVAIEGMPSDTRRRAKAINFGIIYGISAFGLANQLGISRQEAGRYIQLYFERFPGIKDYMEKTKSFARENGYVETIFGRRIHYPEIKAKNVKIRSLNERAAINAPIQGSAADIIRRAMIQMEDALKEKNLSAKMLLQVHDELIFEVPEEESKKTMDVVKNVMENATMPVLSLSVPLEVKVMTAQNWDEAH
- a CDS encoding endonuclease/exonuclease/phosphatase family protein, whose protein sequence is MAKVLYKQKLPWFSDFIQQKLHNSLLKAIHSRSHHPSNILNPNNHYDLTIASYNVHKCVGVDKIFNPTRIVRVITELQVDILALQEADKRFGERIGLIDLQLLKAETSLIPVPLNTMSPHGHGWHGNALFLRKGYVRDTLQVSLPGIEPRGAIIVELEMAAGPIRIIAAHFGLLRYSRKQQTKMLLAILQKRSLMPTLLIGDFNEWRMGKGSSLNHFYPYFDSTFKVVPSFPSRFPFLALDRIFAFPHQLVTNLENHHSPLARIASDHLPIKAYLNLANAINILKNK
- a CDS encoding Bax inhibitor-1/YccA family protein, which translates into the protein MANFKNLRSAPASHADASIDQGLRDYMLGVYNTMAIGLLITAAAAYAIVSLATTTDMSQAAAQINSSVYLTSFGVTFYTSPFSYIVMFAPLIAVLFLSFKINTLSTNAARSLFFGYAALVGLSLSSIVLRYTTESIVQTFVISAATFGALSLYGYTTKRDLTAMGSFFFIGLIGLMLSMVVNIFLGSSALQFAISVIGVFIFAGLTAYDTQNIKLMYYEGDQGDTRGRKVIMGALSLYLDFINMFVFLLQFLGSNRD
- the lspA gene encoding signal peptidase II produces the protein MIRKSLPFLLLGLALTVGLDQAVKYWVMHNMPLGTEIPLIPFLSLYHVRNSGIAFSFFSSFSHWGIIAITIIVIIFLLWLWKNTEYNKFLTRFGLVLIIGGAIGNLIDRIRFHHVTDYILFYIDDIFYFAIFNLADSFITLGVIVILIEELRTWMKAKRHFNHTSSH
- a CDS encoding TrmH family RNA methyltransferase, with amino-acid sequence MCRTKTGKVKEITSLSNPIIKDLKALNQKKNRNREGLFMAEGLKLVIDALNLGWTIQTLIFSKSEIGNTIIENTAARAVANGAFVIKASLKVMESLTRRDNPQTVIGIFKQKWQPLETIQGQTKDVYIALDRVRDPGNLGTIIRTADAVGAKGVLLIGETTDPFSPETVRATMGSIFSIPLYRFDESAFLNWSAHFKGMIVGTHLKGSLDYRTLDFKNGPIILLMGNEKQGLSDTLTHRCDKLARIPQSGRADSLNLAVATAVMLYEIRRPYLTLEPCEEKI